Proteins encoded within one genomic window of Mercenaria mercenaria strain notata unplaced genomic scaffold, MADL_Memer_1 contig_3275, whole genome shotgun sequence:
- the LOC128552901 gene encoding uncharacterized protein LOC128552901, with product MILRTSALIVANFMFLLDIIQMKPQDQQAEAQKGPCVGMDCLHGVLMHNDDSQGEKHTAEDQYLRYKAVLDTENPRKGPLDAKAQMHGILMHGDSTVKEHHTGNKEVLPEKVSEAGPKDLSEVIHEGMHGEEGTHTNHDWNKEQNLGENENKGPFDSRFMHGVLMHGDINYEHREGLGEDTDITNDKDRKVGPQDAAKQFHGVMMHGDTETGEDHTHEEPAESKQDSNKIGPNNDLHGILMHGDSNLGHDHSNEDSKAVHDVFSDISKIKDLGLDDNLLKMINLEQILEKDRQEYADWIINNPQYQDESLMGSTLASVSDTILDDIELMKKRYLAKNNQPDEKEVGSKTSSKEEHPFTAEDARAIYDDSVHAEEGEDTRHDLELLGSTEPINARHKAKLEMLKSKLNK from the exons ATGATATTACGGACTAGTGCGCTTATTGTTGCcaattttatgtttcttttggACATAATACAAATGAAACCACAGGACCAACAAGCTGAGGCTCAGAAAG GACCTTGTGTTGGCATGGACTGTTTACATGGTGTACTGATGCACAATGACGACTCTCAGGGAGAAAAACACACAGCTGAAGACCAATATCTCAGATATAAAGCAGTTCTTGATACTGAAAATCCCCGTAAAGGTCCTCTTGACGCAAAAGCGCAAATGCATGGCATCTTAATGCACGGTGATTCCACAGTAAAGGAACATCATACGGGGAATAAAGAGGTTCTTCCTGAAAAAGTTTCAGAAGCTGGACCAAAAGATTTGTCTGAGGTAATACACGAAGGAATGCACGGAGAAGAGGGTACACATACAAATCATGACTGGAATAAGGAACAAAATTTAGGCGAGAACGAAAACAAAGGACCGTTTGATTCAAGGTTTATGCACGGTGTTTTAATGCATGGTGATATTAACTATGAACACAGGGAAGGTCTGGGAGAAGATACTGACATAACAAATGATAAGGATAGGAAAGTTGGACCTCAAGATGCTGCAAAACAATTCCATGGAGTTATGATGCATGGAGACACTGAAACTGGCGAAGACCACACACATGAAGAGCCAGCTGAATCAAAACAAGATAGCAATAAAATCGGACCAAATAACGATCTGCACGGGATACTCATGCACGGTGACTCTAATCTAGGTCATGATCATTCTAATGAAGACTCTAAAGCTGTGCACGATGTTTTCAGTGACATTTCTAAAATTAAGGACCTTGGATTAGATGACAACTTACTGAAAATGATAAATCTGGAGCAAATTCTTGAGAAGGACAGACAAGAATATGCAGACTGGATTATAAATAATCCACAGTACCAAGATGAATCTCTGATGGGATCAACATTAGCGAGTGTATCTGATACTATCCTTGATGACATAGAGCTTATGAAAAAGAGATATCTTGCAAAAAATAACCAGCCAGATGAAAAGGAAGTAGGTTCCAAAACATCATCAAAAGAAGAACATCCATTTACTGCAGAAGACGCAAGAGCGATATACGATGATAGTGTACATGCAGAGGAAGGCGAAGATACAAGACACGACCTTGAACTGTTAGGGAGCACTGAACCAATCAATGCAAGACATAAAGCTAAATTGGAAATGCTAAAATCCAAGCTGAACAAATAA